Part of the Mytilus trossulus isolate FHL-02 chromosome 2, PNRI_Mtr1.1.1.hap1, whole genome shotgun sequence genome is shown below.
aaggccgttagttttcttgtttgaattttttttacattgttttatcggggccttttatagctgactatgcagtatgggctttgctcattgttgaaggccgtacggttacctatagttgtttatgtttgtgtcattttggtctgttgtggatagttgtctcattgcgatcatacaacatcttcttttttatattgaacttCGGATAGTAACAAAGTTATATGTTTCCGGGTCCACAAGTAAGGACTTAAGGTCTTGTTGATTACTAGTTATTAGCTTCCGAAAAATGGCCACTGAAAATATTTCTCGCACACTGAATGGAGACGCTTCTTTGtgtaacatgaaaaacaaaaggaTTTTAGGAATATTTTCCCTACTTACTTATACTCTGTCAATTACTGTTTCTACgttcatttgataacaaaatttaCCGCCAAAAAAGTTAACAGAATCAATATAATGATATTTGACATTGACCATGATCAAGCTAAAATGCTCAAAAGATCGGCATTGAagactttatataaaaaagaagaagtagtatgattgccaatgagacaacgatcCACAAAAGTCCTAAATtccacaaacattaacaattataggtcaccgtacggccttcaacaatgatcaaagcctataccgcatatagtcatctataaaaggccccgataagacaatgtaaaacaattcaaacgagaaaactaacggccttatttatgtacaaaatgaacgaaaaacaaatatgtaacacataaacaaacgacaaccactgaattacaggctcctgacttgggacaggcacatacataaataatgtggcggggttaaacatataatGTCTTTATAAAGAAATAGGAAATATCCAGCTGTCAAAAGCCTGTAATCAGTTTTGTGAAATTCTAAATCATAGTCCCATTTAAGAGGTATAAACTGCAATATCTCCCTAATTCGACTTTTATCTCATATTCTATCTATAACATACTATATCTAATACCAAAAAGACATTAATAAAAtcttcatagataccaggaattaattttgtttgtaagcctgacgcgcgttttgtctataaaagactcatcagtaacgctcgaataaaggattgtttttgttataatgaatatctataatgtggtcatttataaattacctgtatacaaaacttggattttttcaaaaaaacttaGGGTTTTCTTATCCCAACCATTTATCACCTAATacgtatttttttaaaattttggatcctcaatgctcttcaactttgtacatgtttggctttattaatgttttgagcgtcactgatgagtcttatgtacacGAAACGTGCCTGTACCTGTTTTAACCATAAAACACATATATAACACATCAGACTTGTAGCAAATTAccaagaaaacattttaatttggtttttttttatcaacaattgGCATTAACAGAACTGGATTGTATTCCTTTGTACCATTCAAAATTCGTGAAAAGAATATCAAATGTCCTAGAGAAGGCAAATTTTCCTCATTGGTAGAAAAATTAATATCCATTAAAATAACGGAAAACAACTGAACAGGATCGACAAGCTTTAATACTTACTTACCTCTTATAAATACAGCTGATGTCTTCAAAAACttcgtttttttatatgtttgaagTGTTTATCCAAAGTAGACCAACTAAAATAATCGAATATAATTCGTCAACAACAAATACCTGGCAATAACTGAATTTGCATGCAGATTTATCATAACCATGAAAGCAGTTCAATATTCTAATACCGGCGACTGCATCCCATTGAACTTTACTCATGCACATGATTGTATACAGCAACTGCATCAACAGAAACGAAATTAAATTaagaatacaaaatatgtaGTATTCTTTATGTTTACCGATGTTCAACATAAACTTGTAATACAGATACAGGGAGTACGTagtaaatgttatgaaattaaaatttctttaactATTCATGGATTTGTACTGCAAGTACGAATTAAACAGAATGTGAGTCAATCAATTTGTCATCACTTATGTTAAGACATGGTTATAGTATTTCATTGTAATCATATTCTCATAAATTCTCAAACTgcacatttattttatgttctACATGCAGATTGCTCACACTTTCATAATGATAATTGCTTTTATTGTTAATGTATTGTGAAATAAAACCACTTATCATAGTTAGATATGTTTATACATCAAAACTTCAATTGTGTTAAGACACGATTAATATACTCAACAGTTAATGTTTTTGATTAGAGGAATTTcgtatttaaatttatacatgtttaatattttaatctaatttgaaaacatgtcTTGATCAGTTTTGCATATAATATATGAAACATCTGTTCCAATGTCTGATTTCCATTTCATACTTAAAGCAGCATCAACATGCATATTCAACCAATTGCAATATGAAGTCAATACAGATGATACTAGCAGTCTTTGTGGTTGCCACTCTTTGCGGAACAGGTAAGAGCTATGATTTAGTCATTTCTTTTATGAAATATGCCAAAACTGTTTGATGTTTGCATTGCAATATACtccaaaaatgtaaaataacaggtttttttttaaatgtaagagCCCTATCAAgaagaacaaaattaaaaccaaagtatcataatgattataataaataatcgAAACACAAAATGTTTCACTTATTCTTAATATTTGACTCGTTCATTTTGACTCCAAAAcgggaaaacaaaacaaaaaactgcgTCTTATTTCCAATTTTCGAGTTTGATATCATAATTGACTTATCCTTTTTACAAATGAACTCACTTTATTAATTAATGACGTTCAGATCGATGTTCTGCATGtatagtaaaaacaaatgatcaaaCTTAAAGACTTGAAAGCGaataatgttgaaaaacaaaGATTGTTGAGAgttatatattcaaattgacttccaacaaataattatattcatccAATTTCATAAATTAAGGTCCATTTAATCAGATATCTTCTAGCATTTTAATGTATAGCTATAAATGTTTAGACGGagcatttgtaaattttatattgaatgattgtaaaaGTAATGAAGTGTATCCTCTTCAGTTAAAGGGGTAgatcatgaatatttttttcctgaatgcaatacaacaaaacaatagaaaatatttatgaaatagcTCAACTCTATTCGGTATAGAATATCGCAGACGACTATTTACAACGgggtaaatattttcttttatatttctatCAATAATATCCCTTTATTTTAGTCTTAAGAGTTTTCATACAATTAAAATAAGTTCACAAATAGTTCCATGTAACCTACTCAATATGCATTTATTGGAACCAAACAAACAAGtctaaatagttaaaaaaaaaaaaagcatcaactgcaaagaagatgttgtattaAAGTTTCTTTAATTCTACGGGAATTTATCGCTTTATCGCCAAGGCACggactttaaaaattgattataactATCTCTATTGGATTAATCCGTTTATTCACTggtaatatgaggcaggcattacctgtgaatggggacgaagtctatgatttttttttaaaatcaaacatgataaaaagaGGACCGGAAATACCttaacgtttccgattttggttctgttgttagggattttagttgtgacgttaacattcaaacaatttttaaaaatgaataagtaTTAATATCCTTTCtgagactgataaatatatattttaatcgaAGTCTCACCCAAACAAGACCGGAAACGGAAGTAGATTTAGGATCCGGATATTCAAAAACGCTTCAAAAAACTTTcgaacgattttgagttcataagtacaatgaaaaattcggggaATTTTaccgattttttatttttattttttgttattgaattttctactgttatagGTCACTTCGTCCCCATATCCACGTATTGGACTTCTCTCAACTTCAAACTAGAATTCCGTTTTGacaaatagataaacaaaatcaCTAAAAATAATCAACACAGATTTCTCCTACGAAAGCATTGTAGATGAACTCCTGTGCTCCGCAAATAAATGTGCTTTCAGCACTCTAATTGCtccatacaaaaacatattaaaagatattaaatcTGTATAAACCAGCTTGTCATCTTCAACACACgtctaaaacaaaaaagactaCATAAGGTATGCAAAAAGGGAGACGGCTAAATCTGTATCAACCTGCTTGGAAAACTGAAGAATAGCAAGTTtagttatataaataagtaAGAGTTTATCTTTGTATATgtaaatgaaatttcaaaacaaatgtgACTATTAAGTTTTAAAGGTATTAAATAGAGGGAATACACACTGCATTACTATTTGAATAATGCcacaaattgttttaaagtttgtGAGTTGACATGGATTTTCTTTCGGGACAAACTAATGTCGACCCTCTCGTTATTGTTGTTCGATAGAAGTTTAGAATATTCAAtcatttttgttcattatacttttattttagatttgtttCACTATACTTgacttttctttcaattttatcttaaagGTTACTCTGACGATTACCAGTCAAAATGCTATGCAAAGGGAGGATATTGTGAATTAAGTAGTTGTCGTAAAGGGTTCAAATGTGCCAAGCAGTATTCATACGGATGTCCAAGCGGCACAAACTGTTGTCTTCGAGGTAAGTAGACTCATCaaatttcatcatttattttaaatcaacgTTGTTATTACATAagatatgtgttttgtttttgctattgAATGATGatttcctttttaaataatttcttatttacATTTGTCAAGTTATCTTCTTGTAGATTACTCTTACAACAAACACCAGGGACAACGTAAGAATAGAGGTAGAGGATATTGCACTAATAGTAGATGTCGATCAGGATATAATTATTATGGCAACAATGGAAATTGTAATTATGGCAATAGGTCTTACAAGTATGATTGCAACTCTTATGCAGGATGCTGTCTCCCACGTGAGTATTACATCCTCTTTATTTCAGGGGTTGCCTTGCATTTTGCAAATCAGAAGTCATTCTAAATACTATTGACATGCTTATAGTTTAGAAATTCTTCAACTGAAGAAGATTTATTCATTTGATCagacatattctttttttaccaTCATTGAGTTCACAAACATTTGCAATTTCTACATTAGAATATTTCTGTTCAAGGTCAGGTAtagacagttgttatcaattcgtttgatatgtttgtgcttttgattttggcatTTGCCTGGAGACTTTCTGTTAAGAGTCTTCgtctgagttcggtatttttttgtaatttgaaacaCGATATCTGAAATCGCCCCTAGAATTTGATTTAACATCGTATACAAACGTAACAGTAAAGAATTATTTCATAAGAGCACAGTTAGATTTACTGCCTAATGTATCATAATCGAAATGGGAGAGGATCAAATTAAAGTGAATAAATctgatttgtaaattttt
Proteins encoded:
- the LOC134706025 gene encoding uncharacterized protein LOC134706025, which codes for MKSIQMILAVFVVATLCGTVKGGQRKNRGRGYCTNSRCRSGYNYYGNNGNCNYGNRSYKYDCNSYAGCCLPRNPYSKFNYYCTYENGCPDNYYFYNNKGYYYYNNNDYYNCRSYKGCCIRGGSY